A window of Acidobacteriota bacterium genomic DNA:
GGCGCGAGCGACGTCCAGCTCTTCGACAAGTCGTGCGCGCCCATGCCGCAGCCATCCGGCCGGATCGAAAAGCCCATTGATCTCTCCGCGCTGGCGCGCGCCATTCGGAAGGCTCTCAACGGGGGAGGCGGGCCATGAAGGGGATCGGCGAGATTCTCTCCCCCCTGCTCCCCGGCGTGGAGGATCTCTTCCGGTCCGCGCCCTGCTTCATGACGGTTCAGGACCGGGAAGGCAGAATCCTCGCGGCCAACGAGAACTTTCAGGCCACCTTCGGCGGCTCCGTGGGGGCCTTCTGTTTCGCGGTCTACAAGGGCCGCGGCGAGAAGTGTCGTGACTGTCCCGTGGACGAGACCTTTGCGGACGGGCGGTGCCACGTGAGTCAGCAGGTCGTCGCCTTGCCGGACGGTCGGTCCATGCCCATCCTCGTCTACACCTCGCCCGTCCTGGGGCCGGACGGGAGCGTGCGGGCCGTGGTGGAGGTTTCGGCGGATCTCTCTCCCGTCAAGGCTCTGGAGAACAAGCTCCGCCGCAGTCGCGAGCGCTACCGCGCCTTGTTCGAGGATGTGCCCTGCTACATCTCGGTCCAGGACCGGGACCTGAGGATCGTGGAGTCCAATCGGGCCTTTCGGGAGGATTTCGGGGACCGCGTGGGGGCCTTCTGTTTCGATGTCTACAAGCACCGCTCGGAGCCGTGCCTCAATTGCCCCGTGGCGCGGACCTTCGAGGACGGAAACGTCCACCACAGCGAAGAGATCGTCACCGCCCTCGACGGACGTCAGGTCAACACCCTGGTTTCCACCGCTCCCATCCGAAACGGCGACGGCGAAATCGAAATGGTGATGGAGATGTCCACGAACATCACCGAAATCCGCAGCCTGCAAGGCCAGCTGGCCAACCTCGGCCTCCTCGTCGGCTCCGTATCCCACGGCATCAAGGGCCTCCTCACCGGGTTGGACGGGGGGATGTACATGATGAACACGGGCATAGAAAGGCAGCGCCCGGAACGGGTGGAAGAGGGCTGGAAGATGATCCGGCGGAACGTGGAGCAGATCCGCAGCGTGGTTCTCGATCTCCTCTACGTCGCCAAGGAGCGGGAACCCGTCTGGGAAAGCGCCTCCCTCAAGGACTTGGCGTACTCGGCCCTCGAAGCGGTTCGCCCGCGGGCCGAGAGCCTGGGCGTCCACCTGGAGGCCCATTTGGAAGAGGTGGGACCCTGCGACATGGAGCCGAAGTCGTTGCACGCGGCCCTCGTGAACCTCCTTGAGAACGCCCTCGACGCGTGCCGGGTCGACCGGAGAAAGGACAGGCACTCGGTCCGGTTCGGCCTGGCCAGGGAGAACGGGTCCGCGGTGCTGACCGTGGAGGACGACGGCATCGGGATGGACCGGGAGACTCGAGAGCGGATCTTCACCCTCTTTTTCTCCTCCAAGGGGCTCGAGGGAACGGGGTTGGGTCTCTTCATCTCCCACAAGGTGGTCGAAAAGCACGGCGGGGACATCTCCGTGGATTCGGAGCCGGGGCGCGGAACGCGGTTCAGGGTCCGGCTTCCCTTCGTGCGGAGCGCACCCCCCTGACGCGGGGGAGCCGAAAAAAAGCCGTCCGCGGTTTCTCCGCGGACGGCTCCGTTTCTGGGCTTGGGTGAAGGCTAGCCGACCAGCCGCTTCACTTCCGCGACGAGCTCCTCGGGCTTCACCGGCTTCTCCAGATAGCCTTCCGGCGCGGGGACCTGCGTCCGCGTCGAGATGAACTGTTTGAACTCGTGGGATACGCCCGTGACGATGATCACGGGGATCTTCTTCAGGGCGGCGTCCTCCTTCAAGGTCCGGTACGTGCGCACGCCCGTCATCTCCGGCATGGTGATGTCCAGGGTGATGAGGTCGGGCTTGCCGGCGGCCACCTGGGCGAGGGCCTCCTCGCCGTTGGAGGCTTCCAGGGTCTCGTATCCGGCGTCCTTCAGAACCGTGCTCAGGTAGGTCACCACGTCGGGCTCATCGTCGACGACCAGTATCTTCTTCGCCATGTCGGATCCCCTCTTGAGTTCCGGACTTGAGACTTGTGCCGCCGCAATCCGGAATCTCCCATACCAAATGGTTCAGTGCCACTCCCAATCGATGAAGCCCGGTTTGACATCCAGCATGCAATTCACGATCAGTTCCACGAGCCCGCCGTACAGGATCCGGTGCTTCTCCCACATCTGGTAGTACGCCAGCATGTCGCGGAACTGGCCCTTGCAGTTGCTGCACGGGGCGCAGATGTACTTGTGGATCGAGGGATCGAGGCAGTCGGCGAAGGCGTTGAGGACCTGCTGGAGCTTCTTCCGGCCGGAGACGTGGAAACGCCAATCCTGGAAGTTGTTGCCGCTCATGATGGCGAAGCCGGAGCCGCCTCCGCAGCAGTAGTTGTCCACCCCGTGGGGCCACATTTCTCGGAACTGGGGGCAGATCTTTCGGACGATCTCGCGCTGGGGCTCCACGACCCCCATGAGCCGGACCAGGTTGCAGGGATCGTGAAGGGTCACGGGGAAATCGTTCCGGGAGGGGTCCAGACGGAGTCGGTCGCCCATCACGATGTCCCGAAGGAGCGTCATGGAGGACTCCCTGGGGATGTTGAGCTCGCCCGTGAGAACCCGGTCGGCGATGACCGAGAGGGCCTTGTGGGCGTGGCCGCACTCGCCGAGGACGATCTTCTTGACCTTCAGCTTCTTCGCGGCCTCGGCGTGCTTGATCGCCACCCGGGCGAACTGCGCGTCGTCGTACCAGAGGCCGTAGTTGATGGAGTCGTAGCCGGCCAACTCGGAGGAGAGCGTCCAGGTGATGCCGGCGGCGTTCAGAATGACGGCGAAGGCCCCGGGGTTCTCGGGCCACGCCATGATCTCTCCGGCGTTGTGGATGAGGAGGACGTCCGCGCCCTCCACGTCCCACGGCGTCTCCACCTTGATGCCGGTCTTCTCCGTCATGTCCTCGTCGATGAACTCGATGTTGTCCTTCACCACCAGGGAGGTCATGCCCGTGGAGGAGCCCACCTTGAGCTGGAGGACGGAGCCGTTGTCGTGGCATTCCTTGGCGTTGATCCCCATCTCCATGCTGAAGAGCTTCCGGAGCTCGTGGGCCACGAGGCCGTTGTCCGCGCCGATGGGACAGGTCTGGGCGCACCGGCGGCACAGGTTGCACCGGTAGGAGAGTTCGGCCAGCCTGGCCACGAGGGGCCAGTTCAGCTCGATGTCTCCGTGCTGCCACGCCGAGAGAAGCCCGCCGTGCTTGACGTACTTGAAGTAAAGGCGGCGCATGATCTCGGAGCGGAAGGTGGGCCGGTAGAGCTCGTTCCCGCCGCTGGCCTCGTAAATGTGGCACGCCTCGGAGCAGGTCTGGCACTTGGCGCAGTGCTCCATACTGAGGACCAGCGGCTGAAGGAAGGTCCAGTTGTTTTCCTTGGTGAAGAGCTTGTCCAGCCCGGAGAGGAATTTCTGGACGAGGGCGTCCTCCTCCTCCCGGGTCTTGGGCTGGGGGATGTTGATGGCGCAGGTGTCGTCCAGGCCGCACTCCACCGCGGCCAGGGTCTTTTCCGCGAGGGGAGTCCAGCTATGGTCCTTGTCCGGGGAGTCCAGGGGGGGCGGGAGGGGCATGAGGTCCCGGTTCTCCAGGTGGGTCAGGGGATTGCGGTCCCGGCGGGACATGTCGGAGAGGTTGATCTTGTCCTTCATTTCTTCTCCCCCTGCCAAGGGTTGGTGGTGGCCACGTCCGCCCACGTGCGTTTTCCGTCGGCGGTCACGTGCTCCGCCGACCAGGTGGGACGGTAGGTCAGGTATTCCTGAAGCTTCTTTTCAATGTCGCTGCCGGGACGGTTGGGATGGTCCTGCCAGCGGACACTGTGGTAGGTGAAGTACTTGCCCACGAAATGCGACATGTGCGTCAACGGGATGTAGGCCGCCAGGAGCCCGCACAGGATCAAGCCGACTCCGAAAAGGCCAGGGATGTCCAAGGACAGGTCCGCCCTGAGCAGGCCCATCGTAATGCCCACGACCCCAGGACCTGCCGGGTCCATGAGGAAGTATCCGGCGGACAGGACGCCGAAGGCCACCACGAAGAAGACGAGGTTAAAGATGTCCCCGGCCGTCGTGTAAGTCTTGAGCGCCGGGTCCGTCAAGCGCCGGTGCAAGAGGAGCAGGGCCCCGACCATCGAGAGCGTCACGCCGGCGCC
This region includes:
- a CDS encoding ATP-binding protein; the protein is MKGIGEILSPLLPGVEDLFRSAPCFMTVQDREGRILAANENFQATFGGSVGAFCFAVYKGRGEKCRDCPVDETFADGRCHVSQQVVALPDGRSMPILVYTSPVLGPDGSVRAVVEVSADLSPVKALENKLRRSRERYRALFEDVPCYISVQDRDLRIVESNRAFREDFGDRVGAFCFDVYKHRSEPCLNCPVARTFEDGNVHHSEEIVTALDGRQVNTLVSTAPIRNGDGEIEMVMEMSTNITEIRSLQGQLANLGLLVGSVSHGIKGLLTGLDGGMYMMNTGIERQRPERVEEGWKMIRRNVEQIRSVVLDLLYVAKEREPVWESASLKDLAYSALEAVRPRAESLGVHLEAHLEEVGPCDMEPKSLHAALVNLLENALDACRVDRRKDRHSVRFGLARENGSAVLTVEDDGIGMDRETRERIFTLFFSSKGLEGTGLGLFISHKVVEKHGGDISVDSEPGRGTRFRVRLPFVRSAPP
- a CDS encoding response regulator, which encodes MAKKILVVDDEPDVVTYLSTVLKDAGYETLEASNGEEALAQVAAGKPDLITLDITMPEMTGVRTYRTLKEDAALKKIPVIIVTGVSHEFKQFISTRTQVPAPEGYLEKPVKPEELVAEVKRLVG
- a CDS encoding (Fe-S)-binding protein, whose translation is MKDKINLSDMSRRDRNPLTHLENRDLMPLPPPLDSPDKDHSWTPLAEKTLAAVECGLDDTCAINIPQPKTREEEDALVQKFLSGLDKLFTKENNWTFLQPLVLSMEHCAKCQTCSEACHIYEASGGNELYRPTFRSEIMRRLYFKYVKHGGLLSAWQHGDIELNWPLVARLAELSYRCNLCRRCAQTCPIGADNGLVAHELRKLFSMEMGINAKECHDNGSVLQLKVGSSTGMTSLVVKDNIEFIDEDMTEKTGIKVETPWDVEGADVLLIHNAGEIMAWPENPGAFAVILNAAGITWTLSSELAGYDSINYGLWYDDAQFARVAIKHAEAAKKLKVKKIVLGECGHAHKALSVIADRVLTGELNIPRESSMTLLRDIVMGDRLRLDPSRNDFPVTLHDPCNLVRLMGVVEPQREIVRKICPQFREMWPHGVDNYCCGGGSGFAIMSGNNFQDWRFHVSGRKKLQQVLNAFADCLDPSIHKYICAPCSNCKGQFRDMLAYYQMWEKHRILYGGLVELIVNCMLDVKPGFIDWEWH
- a CDS encoding respiratory nitrate reductase subunit gamma; this translates as MTTLVYAVLYLSAAVFAIATVARAVLYARQPIHLRWELYPVPHEAVHRVKHGGSYFEETDWWTKPSHFNLWGELSFMVPEMLFLKALHEFNRKLWYRSFPFHFGLYLLMGTVGLVLFSALLGVFLPSSLGGPLGSLLHWACLLMGGAGVTLSMVGALLLLHRRLTDPALKTYTTAGDIFNLVFFVVAFGVLSAGYFLMDPAGPGVVGITMGLLRADLSLDIPGLFGVGLILCGLLAAYIPLTHMSHFVGKYFTYHSVRWQDHPNRPGSDIEKKLQEYLTYRPTWSAEHVTADGKRTWADVATTNPWQGEKK